The sequence CATTGTTCCTTTTAGTGTCTCTTATCCGCTGTAATAGGATCCCGGAGGGAGGGATGTGGGAGAGGGGAAGAGCGAGGGGGGCCCCGGCGTGGACCGGGGTGGGGGCCGGGGCTGCCAGCTTGGCCCTGGCCTGTCAAGCGGCTCATTGTTCCTGCCCCGGGTGTCACTGGGCGCCGCCGGGGACAATGTGGCACTGAGAGGGGCGGCCGGCGGCGGAGGGACGAGGCGCACGGAAAGGTACCCGCCAGGCCCACTCCGCGGGGACCGGGGGGCTTGGGGCTCCCGGGAGGGCGAGAAGAGAGAGGTTTGCCCAAGGGCGGGGTGCGGGCTTCCTGCTGTCGTCCCCCTCCCTTTGCCACCCGAAGGTGCCCCGCGGGACGGGCGGTGCCCGGCTTGGTGGCTGACCCAATGCCAGCCGTGGCAGGTGGCCTGTGCCCATCACCGGGGCCTTTGGCGTCCCTGCCTCACCCGGGGGGAGCCCCCTGCCCGCAGACCCCCCAGGCGCTGCCGTGGCCCTGCTGCGTTCCCCCGTCCCATCGccagccccatccttctcccGCCGGCGGGGTCTTTGTCCCTGGCGGATTCCTGCTGCCATTCATCCCCAGGGGGAATGGGGACCCCGGCCGGCTGCGCGTCCCCGCCGGCACCCCACACACCTCCGGGTGCCGCGGGCAGGCTGCATCCCTCCCCTGCGCCCCGGGAACGGGAATAttccccctctccagcctctccaccTTCCTCCGGCCCGCGGTAACGGGGGGATGGAGACGGGGCGCTCACAGCGCGCCGGGGGTGCAGCACAGCACTGAGGGGCTGCGCCGCCGCCCCCCTCGCTACCCTGATGCAGGAGATGTGCCGTAGCGGTGACGAGTCCTGCCAGCACCTAAAATAGCCGCCCCCCCCCCCGCCATGCCCGCGGACGCGGCCCCAGCCTCAACACGGGTGCTTTGTTTCAAAGCTGCTTGGCATCGCCCGGCTTGCCGGGAGCCAGCGGTGCCGCAGCCGCCCACCCGGGCCCGGACACACAGTAATTGTCCTCctcccaggggccctggccgcCCACGGCCACCCGGGCACAGGGTCCGGGGGCCCTGGGGTGCTCTGGGAGGGGACACGGTGCAGCGGCGTCAGTCAGCAGGCATCATGCTGTGGTTTGGTTGGGGTGGTCCCCGTCAGGGAGCTTGCCTCAGTGGGGCTTTGTGCATGGGcatggggaagggaggaggagaaagaaggtgGCTTGCATAGCCTGTGACACCACCCAGGCCACCTCTGTTCTCCCCACTCCAGCAAGCATCTGCAAACAGAACCTTATCCCACAGCCACGCTCCACATGCCTTGCCTCCTCCCCCTGTATCCATCCAGTTCCTGACTTTGTTTGGACCAGCCTGGAGGCAGCTCAGGCAGACACATAGCAGCGGCTCCCTTTTGGGACTGCAGGGTGCCCGTGGGATGCCATGGGGCCATGTGACCCTCGCCTGCCAAAGGAAGGCACAGTGCTGCCTCTGCCTCAGCTTGCCCGTTTCCCAGCCGTAGGGTATTCAAGCTGCAGATCTGGGGTGGGGTTAGCTGGGGCATCCCCCCTTTCTGAAGACCACCGTGTCCCACAGGCTCATCTCGCCCTCCCGCCATGGCATCGCCGGACGGAGCCAGTGGCGTGGGCGGCAGTCCTGAggagacagagctcagcatcacCCTGACCCTCCGCATGCTCATGCATGGCAAGGTAATGGCAGGGGGCCCCGTGCCACTGAGGGGTCAGTGATGCCTGGGGTGAGGGGCCATGCTGGGCCTCCAGCTCCTCACCGTGCCCTGTTTCCTGTGCCCTGTTTCCTTCCCATGCTCACAGTCTCCCCTGGGAATAGCATTCCCAGAAGGATTTCTTTTCCCATCCTAAGCCAGGGAGGGGCACATCCCCATTCCCCAGTCTCACTAGTTAAGTCACCCAGTGGCCCTGGGGCAGGGTCTGCCTGTTGCCAGGCTGTGGGCAGAGGAGGGATGTGGCAGGCAGGGAGCCACCTCCTGACAGTGCCACTCTTCTCTGCCTTTTCAGGAGATTGGCAGCATCATCGGCAAGGTAAGATTTGGGGTCCTGTGTGTTGCAAGCACTTGGCTCCCCTGGACCTGACCACCCACCCTATTCCTTTACCTGCAGAAAGGAGAGACCGTGAAGAGGATACGAGAGCAGGTAAGGGCATGCTGGTGGGCTGCAGGTCCTGCTGCCTGTCTGCCTGTACCTGGCAGCTCCCATGTGCCTGCCCCCCTAAATCCCAGCTGGAaccagggaaaacaaagcagcacCCCAGGAAATGCCGCCTGGGGCAGGTGGGAAGGGCAAGGCTCAGGCTCGAAGGCATTGGTCTCCCCCTATGAGACTATCCCTGGGGGAAGTCATGAAGCACCTAACGGGGtgtggcactgtccccagagCACTGCACGCATCACTATCTCAGAAGGGTCCTGCCCTGAGCGCATCACCACGATCACCGGCTCCACCGACGCTGTCTTCCGTGCTGTCTCCATGATCGCCTTCAAGCTGGAGGAGGTAGACAGCCCTCCTAAATCCCTGCCAGGTGCCCCCACACCTGCGGGATCCTGGGGGTCTGACTCTGCATCCCACATCCCTCACAGGACCTGGGAGCGGGCGGCGATGGGGTGTCAGCGGGCAGAGCACCGGTGACCCTGCGCCTTGTCATCCCCGCCAGCCAATGCGGCTCCCTCATCGGCAAGGCTGGAGCTAAGATCCGGGAGATCCGGGAGGTGAGCCTGAGGGTAGCCTGGATGTGGGATCCCCTTTTCCCCCtgggggcacagagccctgggTGTGGGGGCTGACACAGTCCTGTAGGGGCTGAGGGAGGTGATGCAGGAGAGGAAGCATCACCCTGCAGATCCTGCAGTGGTCCCTGGGGGCTCAggagggggacaggggaggTGTGAAGTGCTGAGCCCTGGCAAGGACTGGTAGGGAAATGCCAACatctctctgcttcctgcagagcacaggggcACAGGTGCAGGTGGCTGGTGACTTGCTGCCCAACTCCACTGAACGGGCTGTCACGGTCTCAGGGGTGCCAGACACCATCATCCAGTGCGTGAGGCAGATCTGCGCTGTCATCCTGGAGGTACCTGCCAAGCCccatgcccagcccagggggcaTCTGCTACCCACCTCGCCCTCCCCAAGGCTTCCCGTGCCCATCTGGACCCAAACACCAGGGTTCCCCTGTGTGGAAACCCATAGGAGCACCCTGCCTTTGtagtgctgggggctgtgctcagctTGCTGGGGGCATAAGGGGGCAGAGGGTCCTTGGGGCTACAGGGGCTTTCAGCTTCATCTCTCATCTCCTCCACCTCCTTCCTTCTGTCTCCAGTCGCCTCCGAAGGGGGCCACCATACCCTACCACCCTGGTCTCTCCCTGGGCACCATCCTGCTCTCTGCCAATCAGGTAAGAGGCCACAGCATCTCCTAGGGCATGACGTGGCCAGGAGGGAAGCCTCTACCAGCAAGGGGCAACTCTGGTGGGTGCAGGGTAGTCTCTCTGCCCCAGGGGGAGTGACCTGAGACAATGGTCTCCACCTGGCTCCCCACTGATGccccttttttctctccccagGGCTTCTCCATGCAGGGTCAGTACAGCGGGGTCTCTCCTGCCGAGGTGAGTCTGTCTCTGTGGCAATGGGGTCTGTGCCCACCAGGATGGCTGCTGGTGGGAATGCCTGTCTTGGGAGGCACTGGGGCACTGCTGATCTCTGCCATCACCCCTAACAccaccttcctcctctttgcaCTGTCTGGGCAGGTGACgaagctgcagcagctgtcAGGGCATGCGCTTCCCTTCGCCCCCCTGGGCCATGCACCCACCATGGTGCCAGGTGAGCATCTCCCATGCTCCCCCAAGGCTGGGTGTGCCCCTCCTGATCCACACTGACACCTGACCCTGACGAAGGCGTTTCCCTCCTCTGCACCCTTTCCAgtcccagccctcccagcaTGTCTACCTGCCCCTCCAGCACGACCTTGTCATGGTTTTCCTGGGGTCACTGCACCCATCAGTActccccagtcctgcagtggGAGAGCACCAGCACCAAATTATGACTTGTGTCTCtgtcctctcctcccctcctctccccagcaaTCCTTCAGGTTTGTCCCCAGAGCCACTCACAATCCCAgtatggggctgggggaggggcaCAGAGATACTGGAGTGCTGCCCCTTCATTGCTGACATCCGTGTCTCTCTCTCCAGGTCtggatcccagctcccagagcagctcccaggagtTCCTGGTGCCCAATGACGTATGTATTGCTCTGGGAATGATGAGGGGGACCACAGCTTATCCCCACCCAGATGTACCATCCCAGTGGCACTTTGCAGAGGCCACCCCCACTGACCCACACAGTGGAGGCTCTGCCAGAGCTTAGGAGCAGGAGGGAATAACTGGGGCAGAAGAAAGGggaaactgaaacacaggacGGGGGAAAGAGTTTGCCAAGGAAAGGCCTTGGCATGTGGCACAATGCCAGCAAGAGGGTCTTGAGTGAGACCAAAAAGCAGGGTCTGCCCAAGGAAAGCAGTGTCCTGCCCTCCCAGTGCCTTCCACAGTTTCCCCTCCGAGGTGTAGGTGTCTGGGTGAGCCCCTTGGAGCTCCCTgcttggcagggctgccctggctgctcctggctcagCCCGTCCCTGCCCTTCCAGCTCATCGGCTGCATCATCGGCCGGCACGGCAGCAAGATCAGCGAGATCAGGCAGATGTCGGGTGCCCACATCAAGATTGGCAACCAGACCGAGGGCTCCAGTGAGCGGCACGTGACCATCACAGGGACCCCTGTCAGCATCACCCTGGCTCAGTACCTCATCACCGCCTGGTAGGTGTCAGCCTGGGGGGGACCCATGCTGGGTGCTAGCGAGGGGTGGCTTTTCACCAGCACTCCAAGGCAGTTTTGGAGGATCCACAGCATCCTCAGGTAGAATGAGCTGGGTGGTGCTTTGAGATCCTGGGGTGGTAGGTGCAGGACTCAAGACCCACCAGATTTGAGGCCCAGTTTTTTAATCCTGCTCAGTGGGATACGCAGGATGTGCCATGGATACATGTGCCAGAAGGAATGGGGTTCCTGCACCCTAAGCTTGTGGTGGGAGAACCACTCTGTCACCATGGTACTCACCATCATCCTTCTCTCTTGCTTCCCCAGCTTAGAGACTGCTAAATCTACCTCCCAGGTGCCACCAGGCCCTGGCTCCATGGACCTCGGCATGGGCTTCTCCCAGCCCCTCGCCCCAGGCTCCGGTGCAGCACTTCCCGCCGTCGCCCCAGcccccccggccctgctgggCACCCCCTATGCCATCTCCCTCTCCAACTTCATCGGCCTGAAGCCGGTGTCCttcctggcactgtccccatccTCCGTGGCAGGTCCCAATGGTGGCACCACCACCTACACGACCAAGATCTCGGCGGCCAACGGCACCAAGAAAGCTGACCGGCAGAAGTTCTCGCCCTACTGAACCCCACTGGTGGGTGGGCCAGGGGGTCCAGGGTGCTACTCAGTAGCAGGGACACTTTCCCAACACCCACCCTGACCtcagcctctgccagctgccccatgtcccccaccccagggaagggaagggtcTTCCTGGTGGTGATGCTTGCTGGAGGAAGGGGCTGTTTTGTTGCCTGCTGCCCATCCCAGCAGCGCTGTGCCCCCCTCCCTGATTTTCTGCACACAGACCATGTGTCCTAGTATTGGGTGGGgaggctgtccctgctggccTAGGGTCCCTTCTcccagtgccctgtgctggTGTGGGACCCTTActtcctgctcctcaccctACCTCCCTTGCCATCCTGCTCATGCCCACACTCCATCTGGCACCCAAAAGCCAGGTCCCACTGGATGAGGACTGCCTGGCCTCTCCAGGAGTCCCCCTTCCACTGGCTCTGGTGGGGGCCCCTCCCTGGGCCACCCTGGGGCAATCGCCTCCCAGCAACCCCATCCAAGAGCCAGTCCCTGCTGGCTTGGAAATGCTGTATATATATGAGtctatattttttcctcctttgtaACTTATCAATGGtttaataaaaagataaaatttacaagaaaataacaataataataataataataataataataataataataataataataattatattccCTACCCTGGGTGGAGACTTCCCCCAGAGCAGGGGTGGTCCCAGCTCCTGGGTACTTGGGTGGTGGCTGGAAGGGCATCCCTGTGTCTAAGGGGGGGATGCTGGCCTTCAGCCCCATCTCTCTGAGGGTCTTCCTGGAGCCCCTCCCTGCCACAGGGGAGTTAAGAGAGGCCATAAGGCAGTTTTCCCTCAGACCTGCAGTTACTATTGGAGTAGGACACCTCCAAACCACCATGCCAACACCATCCCTGGGACCTTTGTGGGAGGGCAGCGGGTGACGTACCCCTGCAGCATTCCCCAGAAGGGTCCAGTCCCCTTTCAAGCAGGGAGGACCCTATGAGAGTGTCTCTAAGCCCTTCAAAAACAGTGAGACTGAAGAGGAACAGCAGGTCCTGattccctctggctgctgctgccctggggcagcccaCACAGCCACCCCCCCACCACCCTGTGTCACCATGTCCAGCCCAGCGTGCCCTTGGCTAGCAGCCCAAATCGGCTGGCACCTGGCACTGCTGACCAGGCAGCTGTGTCCATAAACAGCCTGGCATGAGCCCCCAGACAGCCAGTTCCCCCCCAGAGGGGTGATCACTGCCAgctgagagggacagagggCATGGCCAGGCGTGGCCACGGGCATTGTGTGCTGCCAtgccagcaggaaaagcagtgacacacccagagccagccctgtgGGTGTGTCCCCCTGATCAGTGTCACAGGGAGCAGAAGCTGCTCCACGCAGGCGTTAGTTTTGGGTTAAACAGCCAAGGATGGAATCTCCGTGTCTGCCATCCAGGCTCGCAGGGGCTCGGGGCCCTGGTGTTACTGGTGTTAGTGGCATTAGCTGGAACGTTGCTCCTGGATAGGGTACAAGGGACATCAGCCCTTCCCCGCTGGTCAGGCTGCTCCCACCGGGGCAATGGAGATGggggtgtcccatccctggccctgcacaggagccCCCTGGCACTCCATGTCCTGAAAAGAGCCCATCCCTGGAAccgggctgtgctgctggagccagagACAATTCCAGCCTGCAGAAGAGAGATGTGACTTCCTCAGATCTGCTACCTTCTCCCAGCGGAGAAACCACCTTTTACCATAAGCTCAGAGAAGAGGCAAAACCTGCACAAGGACTCCTTCGAATCCAAGAGATTGGGTCCAAGCAGGTCTGATGGGTCCCTGGCAGgtctcctgcccagcacagtgggACAGAGCCTCCTTCTCAGCTGCTCTCTTCGGGGACTTGACCTGGGGTGGGGAAGCCCGTTGTGGTCTGGTCCAGCCtgttcctggggctggggctgatgCAGCTGGTGTGAGTCTCCAGTGTGCATGTTGCTCTCTGGAGGAACTGCAAGAAGTTTTCCTGAACAGAAGCCTCTGAGATGGAAAGACAGAGGTCCTGACCAAGCGGATGGTTTAGACATCTGCGACGGAGCCGGGCCAGCTCCTCACGTATTTGGCGGTTCAGCAACCCGTAGAAGAAAGGATTAACGGCAAAGGAGGAGTAGGCAATCCAGGTGACCACCATCTCCCCGTGCCCACCACCCACAGTGCCAACAGCGACAGAGGAGTGCAAgtggaaagcaaagaaaggcagCCAGCAGCACAAGAATTGTCCCACAATGAGGACCAAGGTGAGGATGGCCTTGTTGCTTCCTAGAAGGCGATCTGGGATCAGCCTGGGCAGCATCAGGATCCTGGCAGTGAGGATGGTCACTTGGCTGGCGATGGAGTCACATCGGTGTCTGGGTGCaactgcctgtgctggcacaggtgCCTGCTGCAGGGACGCAGTCCGGGCCACGCGGTAGATGCTGGAGTAGACAGCGAGGATGATGATGGTGGGCAGAATAAAGCAGGTGATGCTGAAGAGGATCACAAAAACCTTCTTGTGGGCCCCGGGGCTCCAGTAGACTGTGCAGTGGCTGGCGCTGGTGGCCCCATTGCCATGAGGCCACGCCACTAGTGCCAAGACAGTGGTGAGAACAGACTTGACCCAAATGAAAACTACTCCAGCCACTGCCAGCCTGATGGTCATCTTGACCTCATACCTCAAGGGGTGGACGATGTAGTAGTACCGCTCCACGCTGATGATACAGATGGTGAGAATGGAGGCACTGATGAAGCAGATGTTCAGGAATATCACGGCCTTGCACTCAGCAATGCTGTAGATAACCCAGTTGAAACAGGTGGAGCTGGAGATGATCCCCAGGGGCATGAGGAAAATAGCTGAGAGGAGATTGACCACACAGAGGTGGCAGACAAAGATGAACTTCCTGAAAAGGGGTGTTTTGAGGATGATGACCATCACCACGATGTTGGCCACCAGGGCGGTGAGGGTGAGCAGGATCATGCAGAAGAGGCCCACCACCTCCTGGGCAATGGAGTGCTTGGGGATAGAGAGCAGCTCTAGGCTGTCCGTGGTGTTTGACCCTGTCCAGCTCGGCATCCCCCTCCAGGGCTAAGCCAgcagctctggtgcctgggcAGCAAGGGCTCTTCTCCTGTGTCCCAGAGAGGGTAACCCCACCATAACCATGGCTGCTACCTTCTCTTTGCCTGTTGAGATCAGGATCCAGGTGTGAAGGGAATGAAACAAAATGGAGAAGAgccacagagaaacacagagacAACCAGCACACTTCCGAGGTGCTGGAGGAGGGAGATGTAGCCAGTGAAGTCATATCACCCTGGCTCCCCCAGAGCTGCCAcccaggctgtccccacctGGCCAGGGATAGCATAGCTAGGTCCTGTGGACAACCATGCCAGGCTGACACCCCGTCctccctctccagtggcacCAGTATGTCCTGAGGTGGGACAGCACAACTTGCCTGTCCCAACCCCGTTGCTCTGGCCACAGGGGACCCCAGGGTGGGTGGGATTCAGCGCACCTTTGCTCCTGGGGAGATAAGTGATGCTCCTGTCCTCACTGAAGTCCTGCTTGCTGGTGTTGCTCCCGCAGCAGAAGCGGGGCTGCCGGCCCTGCGTGAGGCCACGCTCCCCCTTCCCGCTCCCGTCACCCGCTCGTCATCCTGTTTGCCTGCAGCCCGCCAGCTGCGGATGGCACCAGCTGTCACTCCTGGCGCTGCCTGCGCTGCCTGCACCCGGGGCAGTCCCACGGGGACAGCTGCTGGGTCCTAG comes from Lonchura striata isolate bLonStr1 chromosome 12, bLonStr1.mat, whole genome shotgun sequence and encodes:
- the PCBP4 gene encoding poly(rC)-binding protein 4, producing MASPDGASGVGGSPEETELSITLTLRMLMHGKEIGSIIGKKGETVKRIREQSTARITISEGSCPERITTITGSTDAVFRAVSMIAFKLEEDLGAGGDGVSAGRAPVTLRLVIPASQCGSLIGKAGAKIREIRESTGAQVQVAGDLLPNSTERAVTVSGVPDTIIQCVRQICAVILESPPKGATIPYHPGLSLGTILLSANQGFSMQGQYSGVSPAEVTKLQQLSGHALPFAPLGHAPTMVPGLDPSSQSSSQEFLVPNDLIGCIIGRHGSKISEIRQMSGAHIKIGNQTEGSSERHVTITGTPVSITLAQYLITACLETAKSTSQVPPGPGSMDLGMGFSQPLAPGSGAALPAVAPAPPALLGTPYAISLSNFIGLKPVSFLALSPSSVAGPNGGTTTYTTKISAANGTKKADRQKFSPY
- the GPR62 gene encoding G-protein coupled receptor 62 — protein: MPSWTGSNTTDSLELLSIPKHSIAQEVVGLFCMILLTLTALVANIVVMVIILKTPLFRKFIFVCHLCVVNLLSAIFLMPLGIISSSTCFNWVIYSIAECKAVIFLNICFISASILTICIISVERYYYIVHPLRYEVKMTIRLAVAGVVFIWVKSVLTTVLALVAWPHGNGATSASHCTVYWSPGAHKKVFVILFSITCFILPTIIILAVYSSIYRVARTASLQQAPVPAQAVAPRHRCDSIASQVTILTARILMLPRLIPDRLLGSNKAILTLVLIVGQFLCCWLPFFAFHLHSSVAVGTVGGGHGEMVVTWIAYSSFAVNPFFYGLLNRQIREELARLRRRCLNHPLGQDLCLSISEASVQENFLQFLQRATCTLETHTSCISPSPRNRLDQTTTGFPTPGQVPEESS